Proteins co-encoded in one Erwinia sp. genomic window:
- a CDS encoding hypothetical protein (ID:JIFNMEKO_01924;~source:Prodigal:2.6) yields MDLDNDYSPWRLGATLYIPATHKDLAGILFHQKIPALRSLVVCLEDAINDEDIPQALRKVQSLLNELAIQAIIRENSPRPLVFIRPRHPEMAKWLVDNSDLSGVDGFVLPKFTLESLPLWWKTISETKLCLMPTLETNEVFDVSKMNALAKMLATHPCRPRIIALRTGGNDLMNLLSLRRPRQMTLYDSPLGYVVKMLVATFAPYHFSLTAPVCEHIDDRKTLNDELTLDIAHGLVGKTAIHPTQIPMIEQALRVSAAEHSDALRILNSTQAVFKSQGAMCEPATHRRWATAILERVRVYGLHTEQSEVVFPVSRSQ; encoded by the coding sequence ATGGATTTGGATAATGACTATTCACCGTGGCGCCTGGGCGCAACGCTCTATATCCCGGCTACACACAAGGATCTTGCAGGTATTCTTTTTCATCAGAAAATTCCGGCTCTCCGTTCGCTGGTCGTGTGCCTCGAAGACGCAATTAACGATGAGGATATTCCGCAGGCTCTCAGAAAAGTACAGTCATTGCTAAATGAACTTGCTATACAGGCGATTATCCGGGAAAACTCACCCCGGCCACTGGTTTTCATTCGCCCGCGACACCCGGAGATGGCTAAATGGTTGGTCGATAATAGCGATCTTTCTGGTGTGGATGGCTTTGTATTGCCCAAATTCACCCTTGAATCATTGCCTCTCTGGTGGAAAACAATCTCTGAAACGAAGCTTTGCCTGATGCCAACCCTCGAAACAAACGAGGTGTTTGATGTCAGCAAAATGAACGCCCTCGCTAAAATGCTGGCAACACATCCCTGCCGACCGCGAATCATTGCGTTACGCACAGGAGGCAATGATCTCATGAATCTGCTTTCGTTGCGCCGTCCACGGCAGATGACGCTCTACGATAGCCCTCTGGGCTATGTGGTTAAAATGTTAGTAGCCACTTTTGCACCCTACCACTTTTCGCTCACGGCACCGGTGTGTGAGCATATTGATGACCGAAAGACCCTTAACGATGAGCTGACACTCGACATCGCGCACGGCTTAGTGGGTAAAACCGCTATCCATCCGACGCAGATTCCAATGATCGAGCAGGCTTTGCGGGTTTCCGCGGCAGAACACTCCGACGCATTACGCATACTAAATTCAACCCAGGCAGTGTTCAAATCTCAGGGCGCTATGTGTGAACCTGCGACGCATCGACGCTGGGCTACTGCTATTCTCGAACGAGTAAGAGTTTATGGATTGCATACCGAACAGTCAGAAGTCGTTTTTCCCGTATCACGTAGTCAATAG
- a CDS encoding hypothetical protein (ID:JIFNMEKO_01925;~source:Prodigal:2.6) — MADLECSEPTLSRVLKELRDTYAAEIKYSKANHTYQLIKHGLLDKIALHRMNEALALHTEMRTANPGSRVLLSKDRKISVSLSLRWRILRKIDRLATLSHLSRSEAVESIIEKNIEQIIDDLINQSELNKMMG; from the coding sequence ATGGCCGATTTAGAGTGTTCCGAGCCGACATTGAGCCGGGTACTGAAAGAGTTGCGCGATACCTATGCTGCAGAGATAAAATACAGTAAAGCGAATCATACCTATCAGCTCATCAAACATGGGCTGCTCGATAAGATCGCACTGCACAGGATGAATGAGGCATTGGCACTTCATACCGAAATGCGTACAGCGAATCCAGGGAGTCGGGTGCTGCTCAGTAAGGACAGAAAAATATCGGTTTCACTCTCTCTGCGTTGGCGAATCCTGAGAAAAATAGACCGTCTGGCAACGTTAAGTCATTTGTCCCGCAGTGAAGCGGTGGAAAGTATCATTGAAAAGAATATTGAGCAAATAATTGATGATCTGATTAATCAGTCGGAGCTGAATAAAATGATGGGGTAG
- a CDS encoding hypothetical protein (ID:JIFNMEKO_01926;~source:Prodigal:2.6) — protein MRRLPVYLLLDTSGSMHGEPIEAVKNGVQTLLTTLKQDSYTLETAWLSVITFNASAEQTVPLTDLLSFSVPQLQAGRTTSLGAALSLVSSCIEKEVRKNTADTKGDWRPLVFLMTDGAPTDDWQKGLAKFKAAKTGIVVACATGEHADSHVLKAITESVLHLATTDSSSIKAFFKWVSASISVGSQKVESGKKEVIGLDDLPPPPPEVNVVL, from the coding sequence ATGAGAAGATTACCCGTCTATTTACTTCTGGATACATCAGGTTCTATGCATGGCGAACCTATCGAAGCTGTGAAGAACGGTGTTCAGACACTGTTAACCACTTTGAAACAAGATTCTTATACCCTGGAAACCGCCTGGCTTTCGGTCATCACATTCAATGCCTCTGCCGAACAGACTGTTCCACTCACTGATTTACTGAGTTTTTCCGTACCACAGTTACAAGCCGGGAGGACCACCTCATTAGGTGCGGCTTTATCGCTGGTCTCTTCGTGTATCGAAAAGGAGGTCAGAAAAAACACGGCGGATACGAAAGGTGACTGGCGGCCACTGGTCTTTTTAATGACAGATGGTGCGCCAACCGATGACTGGCAAAAAGGGCTGGCGAAGTTCAAAGCAGCAAAAACCGGTATCGTCGTTGCCTGTGCAACCGGTGAGCATGCTGACAGTCACGTACTTAAAGCGATAACCGAGAGTGTACTTCATCTGGCCACGACAGACAGTTCATCGATAAAAGCCTTCTTTAAATGGGTCAGCGCCAGTATTTCTGTTGGCAGTCAGAAGGTAGAGTCAGGTAAAAAAGAGGTTATTGGTCTTGATGACCTGCCTCCACCACCACCTGAAGTCAATGTTGTTTTATAA
- the yceD_6 gene encoding General stress protein 16U (ID:JIFNMEKO_01927;~source:Prodigal:2.6) gives MSVSSSKGQSVSLKKNDYDLSSVTIGLGWDINEEKKGFLGGLFGKKEAEYDLDVVAFLCDSSGKVTDLGTVENGRPTLVDGDIIFFNSLRHKSGDIWLTGDNRTGEGDGDDEQVIVRLDALDLRYEKIVFIVQIYNGEQLQQHFGQVKNAFIRAVDGRNVEMARFDLSGGPAFVNQRSMLFAELTREQDGWKFNAIGTPSDSDSFVTHLKDYI, from the coding sequence ATGTCAGTCAGTTCAAGTAAGGGACAAAGCGTCAGCCTGAAAAAGAATGATTACGATCTCTCTTCGGTGACCATTGGTCTGGGGTGGGATATCAATGAAGAAAAAAAAGGATTTTTAGGTGGGTTATTCGGTAAAAAAGAAGCGGAATACGACCTCGATGTAGTGGCGTTTCTGTGTGATTCATCCGGCAAAGTGACTGACCTCGGTACGGTGGAAAATGGACGCCCCACACTGGTAGATGGCGATATAATATTTTTTAACAGCCTGCGCCACAAATCAGGGGATATCTGGCTAACGGGCGATAACCGGACTGGCGAAGGTGACGGAGATGATGAACAGGTCATTGTCCGCCTTGATGCCCTTGATTTGCGCTATGAGAAAATTGTCTTCATTGTACAAATTTATAACGGTGAACAATTGCAACAACATTTCGGTCAGGTCAAAAATGCGTTTATTCGTGCGGTTGATGGACGTAATGTTGAAATGGCACGTTTCGACCTCTCGGGTGGTCCTGCCTTTGTAAATCAACGATCCATGCTGTTTGCCGAGTTAACACGTGAACAGGATGGCTGGAAATTTAATGCTATTGGCACACCTTCCGACTCCGATTCGTTTGTGACTCATTTAAAGGATTACATCTGA
- a CDS encoding hypothetical protein (ID:JIFNMEKO_01928;~source:Prodigal:2.6), protein MRRLPVYLLIDTSGSMRGESIHAVNVGIQAMLSALRQDPYALESVHISIITFDNEAREFIPLTPLEAFQFNDIVVPSAGGTFTGAALECLVRAVDRDIRRSDGDQKGDWRPLIFLMTDGTPSDSYAYGEAIKSVKNRNFGSIIACSVGPKAGHEHLKQLTEKVVALETLDSNAFAGFFKWVSASVASGSSSAGVNHDADTLPPPPPEIQLVL, encoded by the coding sequence ATGCGTCGATTACCTGTTTATCTGCTGATTGATACCTCGGGTTCAATGCGCGGTGAATCTATTCATGCGGTTAATGTTGGCATTCAGGCAATGCTAAGCGCGCTTCGTCAGGATCCTTATGCGCTCGAAAGTGTCCACATTTCAATCATCACATTTGATAATGAAGCGCGTGAATTCATTCCCTTAACCCCATTGGAAGCCTTTCAGTTTAATGACATTGTAGTCCCCAGTGCTGGTGGAACTTTCACCGGCGCAGCACTCGAATGTCTGGTCAGGGCTGTAGATCGTGATATCCGTCGTTCCGATGGCGATCAAAAAGGTGACTGGCGGCCGCTGATTTTTCTCATGACGGATGGCACCCCCTCTGACAGCTATGCTTATGGTGAAGCAATCAAAAGTGTGAAAAACCGAAATTTTGGTTCAATCATCGCCTGCTCTGTTGGGCCAAAAGCCGGTCATGAGCATCTCAAGCAACTGACTGAAAAAGTGGTTGCTTTGGAAACACTGGACTCAAACGCGTTTGCCGGTTTTTTTAAATGGGTATCAGCCAGTGTGGCCTCAGGAAGTTCAAGTGCCGGCGTTAATCATGATGCAGACACCCTTCCCCCGCCTCCACCAGAAATTCAATTGGTATTGTAA
- a CDS encoding hypothetical protein (ID:JIFNMEKO_01929;~source:Prodigal:2.6) — MRRLPVFFVLDCSESMIGENLKKMNEGLQMIVSDLIKDPHALETVWISVIAFAGVARTIVPLHDIISFYPPRLPIGGGTSLGAALRELSQQIDSQVRKTTSERKGDWKPVVYLLTDGRPTDNVNEEITRWRAEYASKVTFIAVGLGSAADLGVLRRITENVLLFTESKEGDFTRFIKWITASVTAQSRSVGDETRPPLITTETIVTLAKDEVRRAWDENCVVLNGRCSKTGRPYLMKYERPEIRTSGLDFNLNLNKFDLSGCFPIDEEYFTWSDAATSVISVNTSELQGVPGCPHCGNSSAFAMCQFGKLLCIDGPDDVVCPWCQKGLSFSNDHGNNDFDVNRGRG; from the coding sequence ATGAGGCGCTTACCTGTCTTTTTCGTGCTGGACTGTTCTGAGTCCATGATTGGCGAAAACCTGAAAAAAATGAATGAGGGTCTGCAGATGATCGTCAGCGATCTGATAAAAGACCCCCATGCACTTGAAACCGTATGGATCTCTGTTATTGCCTTCGCCGGTGTCGCCAGAACTATCGTACCACTACATGACATTATCTCTTTTTATCCCCCCCGACTTCCCATTGGCGGCGGTACCAGTTTAGGGGCTGCACTACGTGAACTCTCACAACAGATTGACAGCCAGGTGCGAAAAACCACCAGCGAGCGCAAAGGCGACTGGAAACCTGTGGTCTATCTACTGACTGATGGACGACCCACAGATAATGTCAATGAAGAGATAACCCGCTGGAGAGCAGAATACGCCAGTAAAGTGACTTTTATTGCTGTGGGCCTTGGCTCAGCCGCTGACCTGGGTGTTTTGCGACGAATCACTGAAAATGTGTTGTTGTTCACCGAATCAAAAGAGGGAGACTTCACGCGTTTTATCAAATGGATAACTGCTTCGGTAACTGCACAAAGTCGCAGCGTCGGTGATGAAACCAGACCTCCATTGATCACAACAGAAACTATTGTCACGCTGGCGAAAGATGAAGTAAGACGAGCGTGGGATGAAAATTGCGTAGTACTGAATGGCCGTTGCAGTAAAACCGGCCGTCCCTATTTAATGAAATATGAACGCCCGGAGATCAGAACTTCCGGGTTAGATTTTAATCTCAATCTGAATAAATTTGACCTCTCTGGCTGCTTCCCTATCGATGAAGAGTATTTCACCTGGAGTGATGCTGCCACGTCGGTTATCAGTGTTAACACCAGTGAGTTACAAGGTGTGCCTGGTTGTCCTCATTGTGGTAACAGCAGCGCGTTCGCGATGTGTCAGTTCGGAAAACTTCTCTGCATCGACGGTCCGGATGATGTCGTTTGTCCCTGGTGCCAGAAGGGTCTGTCCTTCAGCAATGACCATGGAAATAATGATTTTGATGTCAACCGCGGGAGGGGATAA
- a CDS encoding hypothetical protein (ID:JIFNMEKO_01930;~source:Prodigal:2.6) has protein sequence MTLTDNRAQQALTMLIEYLAADADAAVHCKIADDKHLLDTTAQLIEAIEHQLAQQQPIFTGDQNDNSEVVPASEDHHPDSGDVALQKESEKNTPEQVIEAPAPMLTTSETPLLPALPPEFTYPLHPPAPETETKPALRLGAVPQRTHTMPPIPLPPPLVKITIANARIGEHFAAPIKIRAENGEPVSITAVFFNHDRAGI, from the coding sequence ATGACGCTCACAGATAACAGGGCGCAACAAGCCCTGACAATGCTTATCGAATATCTCGCGGCAGACGCCGATGCTGCCGTCCACTGTAAAATCGCAGACGATAAACATTTGCTCGACACGACAGCGCAGTTGATTGAAGCAATCGAGCATCAGCTGGCGCAACAACAACCGATTTTCACAGGCGACCAGAATGACAATAGTGAGGTAGTTCCTGCATCAGAGGATCACCACCCTGATTCAGGGGATGTTGCTTTGCAGAAAGAGAGCGAAAAAAACACACCGGAGCAGGTCATAGAAGCCCCTGCGCCTATGCTAACTACTTCGGAAACACCGCTCTTACCGGCACTCCCTCCTGAGTTCACTTACCCTCTTCATCCACCCGCTCCTGAAACAGAAACGAAGCCAGCCCTAAGACTAGGAGCCGTACCACAACGAACACACACTATGCCACCGATACCCTTACCGCCCCCTCTGGTGAAGATCACCATCGCTAATGCACGAATTGGTGAACACTTCGCTGCACCCATTAAAATCCGTGCAGAAAACGGAGAGCCAGTGAGTATCACTGCGGTGTTTTTTAATCACGATCGGGCTGGTATTTGA
- a CDS encoding hypothetical protein (ID:JIFNMEKO_01931;~source:Prodigal:2.6), whose protein sequence is MWKIIEPPADAPYFKAHVAHESLAAGELRIIAASRRGRSHEHAGSFRDGDYFIRHSSQSGWSVMLVADGAGSAKNSREGSRIATDTAGNCLFEQLQGDAGLTLKTRVLEWKEEDQRFIKEAMLRYFSQAIKLAVNRIENEAIQAEKPRKSYATTLLATLTFRHQDTLFAASFWLGDGAIAAYGPRGKVRILGLPDSGEYAGQTRFLDSDIADDPAFGARISIGKWHDVSHLLLMSDGITDPVFETDNGLHDGQKWDKLIAAITPSLAETETASQQLAEWLTFFSPGNHDDRTIIVAW, encoded by the coding sequence TTGTGGAAAATTATCGAGCCGCCTGCCGACGCCCCTTATTTCAAAGCACATGTTGCCCATGAATCACTCGCTGCAGGCGAACTTCGTATCATTGCTGCCAGCCGCCGGGGGCGCTCGCACGAGCACGCTGGTAGTTTCCGTGACGGTGACTACTTTATTCGCCACAGTAGCCAGTCAGGCTGGAGTGTGATGTTGGTTGCTGATGGGGCTGGCAGTGCAAAAAACTCACGGGAAGGGTCGCGTATTGCCACTGACACTGCCGGGAACTGCTTGTTTGAGCAGCTGCAGGGAGATGCAGGTCTTACACTCAAAACACGAGTCCTGGAGTGGAAAGAGGAAGATCAACGCTTCATTAAAGAAGCCATGTTGCGCTATTTCAGCCAGGCGATAAAGCTCGCGGTTAATCGTATTGAAAATGAAGCTATCCAGGCTGAAAAACCACGAAAAAGTTACGCCACTACACTTCTGGCGACACTGACATTTCGCCATCAGGACACCCTTTTCGCTGCTTCGTTCTGGCTGGGAGATGGCGCAATCGCCGCCTATGGCCCCAGAGGAAAAGTGCGCATTCTGGGGCTGCCCGACAGTGGAGAGTATGCAGGACAAACACGCTTTCTTGACAGCGATATCGCAGATGACCCTGCTTTTGGTGCCCGTATCAGTATTGGTAAATGGCACGATGTCTCGCATCTGCTGCTGATGAGCGACGGCATCACAGACCCTGTTTTTGAAACTGATAATGGACTGCATGATGGTCAAAAATGGGACAAGCTGATTGCCGCTATAACACCTTCACTGGCAGAAACAGAGACTGCATCTCAGCAGCTTGCGGAATGGCTGACTTTCTTTTCTCCGGGTAACCATGATGATCGCACCATCATTGTCGCATGGTAA
- a CDS encoding hypothetical protein (ID:JIFNMEKO_01932;~source:Prodigal:2.6) produces the protein MANIITCTTKHGQTVQYVDEIIGSGSMKDVYFSPDKSYVVAFYQKEQNEQARERIDMITGRYRENIFEQVGGEYWKNLFCWPTGVVEHGGKIGIVVPTYQSHFFFKYGSKNDDFLGIKGREKEGKWFASANNQNKFLDPRERGNTLNYLKICLMLTRAVRRMHAAGLCHSDLSYKNVLIDPEAGNACIIDVDGLVVPGKYPPDVVGTPDFIAPEVVKTTHLAKTDPLRMLPSIATDRHALSVLIYMYLFFRHPLRGGKIHDIDDEVRDESLAMGERALFIEHPSDHSNAVKVNQVSPFSLPWADPEKIPFTIMGPYLTPLFERAFITGLHEPTKRPTADEWENALVKTVDLIQPCQNSACQQKWYVFSGKTKPACPYCHTPFTGKLPILNFYSSRQSGPFRPDDHRLMVWNGQSLYAWHVNRLIAPNERTPAAQKKRVGYFVFHQDQWWLVNENISGLLSLPDKQPVNIGDKIELKEGTQFILSQEEGGRLVVVQLVEPAASGNFSA, from the coding sequence ATGGCAAATATTATTACCTGTACCACCAAACATGGTCAGACCGTCCAGTATGTGGACGAAATTATCGGTTCGGGATCGATGAAAGATGTCTATTTTTCTCCCGATAAATCCTACGTTGTAGCATTTTATCAAAAAGAACAAAATGAACAGGCGCGTGAACGGATTGATATGATTACCGGTCGTTACCGGGAAAATATCTTCGAGCAGGTAGGGGGAGAATACTGGAAAAATCTCTTTTGCTGGCCCACCGGTGTTGTTGAACATGGAGGAAAGATTGGTATTGTTGTGCCAACGTACCAGAGCCATTTTTTCTTTAAATACGGTTCTAAAAATGATGATTTCCTCGGTATTAAGGGAAGAGAAAAGGAAGGGAAATGGTTTGCCAGCGCAAATAACCAAAATAAATTTCTCGACCCACGTGAACGAGGTAATACCTTAAATTATCTTAAAATATGCCTGATGCTAACCCGTGCAGTCAGACGTATGCATGCCGCCGGATTATGCCACAGCGACCTCAGCTACAAAAATGTCCTGATAGATCCTGAAGCGGGTAATGCCTGTATTATTGATGTTGACGGACTGGTTGTACCCGGCAAGTACCCTCCTGATGTGGTGGGCACCCCTGATTTTATTGCACCTGAAGTGGTGAAAACCACCCATTTAGCCAAAACGGATCCGCTACGTATGCTGCCCAGTATAGCGACTGATCGTCATGCATTATCCGTTTTAATTTATATGTATTTATTTTTCCGTCATCCATTACGCGGGGGAAAAATACACGACATTGATGATGAAGTGCGTGATGAGTCACTGGCAATGGGAGAACGTGCACTGTTTATTGAACACCCCAGTGACCATAGTAATGCCGTGAAAGTTAATCAAGTTTCGCCGTTTTCTCTGCCGTGGGCAGACCCCGAAAAGATCCCTTTCACCATTATGGGGCCTTACCTGACACCTCTTTTTGAACGGGCATTTATCACCGGATTACATGAGCCGACAAAACGGCCGACGGCAGATGAGTGGGAAAATGCCCTGGTGAAAACCGTTGACCTGATTCAGCCGTGCCAGAACAGTGCCTGTCAGCAAAAATGGTATGTATTTTCAGGAAAAACAAAACCAGCATGCCCTTATTGCCATACACCATTTACAGGAAAACTTCCGATTCTGAATTTTTATTCATCGCGTCAGTCAGGTCCATTCCGTCCTGATGATCATCGTCTTATGGTCTGGAATGGTCAGTCGCTTTACGCCTGGCACGTAAACCGCCTGATTGCCCCCAATGAAAGAACGCCTGCCGCTCAGAAAAAACGTGTTGGCTATTTTGTCTTTCATCAGGATCAATGGTGGCTGGTCAATGAAAATATCAGTGGTCTGTTGTCATTACCCGATAAGCAACCCGTCAATATCGGTGATAAAATTGAACTCAAAGAAGGTACACAGTTTATTTTGTCGCAGGAAGAAGGCGGACGTTTAGTGGTTGTGCAACTGGTTGAGCCTGCTGCGTCAGGCAACTTTTCTGCCTGA
- the eamA_2 gene encoding putative amino-acid metabolite efflux pump (ID:JIFNMEKO_01933;~source:Prodigal:2.6), with product MPLRWLAAYGLTISFLQFGLLFLALHLGMPAGMASLILQTQAFFTLLFGALLLGEKLHVSNIVGLIVAVAGMILLARTSVSAHTGQNMTLLTLILTLSAALCWGIGNITNKVIMRRYPVEAMRLVVWSAFVPVVPFFACSLLFDGAPAIMTSLKNFTWHEALTLFYLAIICTVIGFGIWGTLLSKYPTAKVAPMTLLVPVAGMFSAAVILDEQVSRLQAVAIAVIVAGLVINSFSVRVYGWYKKKAHTG from the coding sequence GTGCCGTTGCGCTGGCTGGCCGCTTACGGCCTGACGATTAGCTTTTTACAGTTTGGCTTGTTATTCCTGGCTCTTCACCTTGGTATGCCAGCCGGTATGGCGTCGTTAATTTTACAAACTCAGGCTTTCTTCACGCTGTTATTTGGTGCACTTCTGCTGGGTGAAAAATTGCATGTCAGTAATATCGTGGGGTTAATTGTCGCGGTTGCTGGCATGATCCTGCTGGCTCGAACCAGTGTTAGCGCACATACAGGGCAGAACATGACGTTACTGACGCTGATACTGACATTGTCAGCCGCACTGTGCTGGGGGATAGGTAATATTACTAATAAAGTCATCATGCGGCGTTACCCGGTGGAGGCGATGCGATTAGTGGTGTGGAGTGCTTTTGTTCCGGTGGTACCCTTCTTTGCCTGCTCGTTGCTGTTTGACGGGGCTCCTGCCATCATGACCAGTCTCAAAAATTTTACCTGGCATGAAGCACTAACACTGTTTTATCTGGCAATAATCTGCACGGTGATAGGATTTGGGATCTGGGGAACACTGCTGAGTAAATACCCGACAGCTAAAGTAGCACCGATGACTCTGCTGGTGCCGGTGGCAGGTATGTTCAGCGCGGCAGTGATCCTTGATGAGCAAGTCTCAAGGCTGCAGGCGGTTGCTATCGCGGTGATTGTGGCCGGGCTAGTGATTAACAGTTTTTCTGTTCGGGTATATGGTTGGTACAAAAAAAAGGCCCACACTGGCTGA
- the eamA_3 gene encoding putative amino-acid metabolite efflux pump (ID:JIFNMEKO_01934;~source:Prodigal:2.6) gives MSLKDLFLALLVVTIWGVGFVVIKLGLHDIPPFLLAGLRFLFVAFPACLFIRRPQCRCAGWPLTA, from the coding sequence ATGTCGCTAAAGGATCTGTTTCTTGCCCTCCTTGTCGTCACCATTTGGGGAGTTGGTTTTGTAGTGATCAAACTGGGTTTACATGATATTCCGCCGTTTCTGCTGGCTGGATTGCGTTTCCTGTTTGTTGCTTTCCCCGCTTGCCTGTTTATCCGTCGTCCGCAGTGCCGTTGCGCTGGCTGGCCGCTTACGGCCTGA
- the kup_1 gene encoding Low affinity potassium transport system protein kup (ID:JIFNMEKO_01935;~source:Prodigal:2.6), whose translation MAIHEKQSLPAGMLAAAGIVFGDIGTSPLYTLKECLSIIPENGPPTGAIMGFLSLIFWAITLVVTVKYVCFVMRADHDGEGGILTLMSLARQHVSSHIGHIIIFAGLTGGAFFYGDGIITPAISVLSAVEGIEIVAPALEPFIVPLAVMILTFLFIIQKYGTEKVSRIFGPVILVWFLTLALLGIRGILMNPTVLRALSPYWAIKFLLNNRALSFAALGMVVLAITGAEALYADMGHLGKRPIRFAWLIMAMPALVLNYFGQGALVLTDPTALKNPFYILAPAWGQVPLIILSTLATVIAAQSVITGVYTLTHQAIRQGFLPPMRVVFTSATEAGQIYIPVVNWLLFVAVSIVILAFRHSSALSSAYGIVVTGTMVLTAFLLCVVALRNWKWPVPLGLLFLLAMLVIDVPLFAANLLKLFSGGWVPVLLALSLLFLMYIWYAEKTNLIKNLSNDPAKLMAFITPRESNPPGRSPGTAIFLSRKENEIPQALLHNLKHNRVLHERVVLLHIRTVDKPRVYNQKRITLQQLSPSFWQVTAEYGWHEIPSMGNILHLCGLEGFGCTVEEASFFTSHETLIMKKRHGLSRLEGIIFLFLQRNALRADEQFMIPPNRVIELGGQKEF comes from the coding sequence ATGGCTATTCATGAGAAGCAATCTCTTCCGGCAGGTATGCTGGCCGCGGCTGGGATTGTTTTTGGCGACATCGGTACCAGCCCGCTGTATACGCTGAAAGAGTGTTTATCAATTATTCCAGAAAATGGCCCTCCGACCGGCGCGATAATGGGATTTTTGTCACTGATTTTTTGGGCGATAACCCTGGTTGTCACCGTTAAATATGTCTGCTTTGTCATGCGAGCTGACCACGATGGTGAGGGTGGCATACTAACGCTGATGTCACTTGCCCGTCAGCATGTGTCATCGCATATCGGCCATATCATCATTTTTGCTGGCCTGACTGGCGGGGCATTTTTTTATGGCGACGGTATCATTACTCCGGCCATTTCGGTGCTTTCGGCTGTCGAAGGTATTGAAATTGTCGCACCGGCTCTGGAACCCTTTATTGTGCCATTAGCCGTGATGATTCTGACTTTTTTGTTTATCATTCAGAAATACGGTACAGAAAAAGTCAGTCGGATATTTGGTCCGGTGATACTGGTATGGTTTTTGACACTGGCTTTGCTCGGTATCCGCGGTATTTTAATGAATCCCACCGTTTTACGAGCCCTCAGTCCCTACTGGGCAATTAAGTTTTTACTGAATAATCGCGCACTCTCTTTTGCCGCCTTAGGCATGGTGGTGCTGGCAATAACTGGTGCAGAAGCACTGTATGCAGATATGGGGCATCTGGGCAAAAGACCCATCCGTTTTGCCTGGCTGATAATGGCTATGCCGGCACTGGTGTTAAACTATTTTGGTCAGGGTGCATTAGTTCTCACAGATCCCACCGCGCTGAAAAATCCCTTTTACATCCTCGCACCCGCCTGGGGACAAGTACCACTGATTATCCTCTCTACACTGGCGACGGTGATCGCTGCACAATCGGTTATCACGGGTGTTTATACCCTGACGCATCAGGCCATCCGTCAGGGCTTTCTTCCTCCTATGCGTGTGGTGTTCACTTCAGCTACCGAGGCGGGACAAATCTATATTCCAGTCGTTAACTGGCTACTTTTTGTCGCGGTATCTATAGTGATACTGGCATTTCGTCACTCATCGGCTCTTTCATCCGCTTACGGTATCGTAGTGACAGGGACGATGGTGCTTACCGCGTTCTTACTTTGTGTTGTGGCGCTACGCAACTGGAAATGGCCCGTGCCGCTGGGATTACTTTTTTTACTCGCCATGTTGGTGATTGATGTTCCTCTCTTCGCTGCCAATTTGCTGAAGTTATTTTCCGGCGGTTGGGTACCGGTGCTGCTTGCACTCAGTCTGCTGTTTTTGATGTACATCTGGTATGCGGAAAAGACCAATTTGATTAAAAACTTGAGTAATGATCCGGCGAAATTGATGGCTTTTATCACCCCCCGGGAGAGTAACCCTCCCGGGCGCTCTCCCGGCACAGCAATATTTCTTTCCCGCAAAGAGAATGAGATCCCGCAAGCTCTGTTACATAACCTGAAGCATAACCGCGTGTTGCATGAGCGTGTGGTTTTATTGCATATACGTACCGTTGATAAACCACGTGTTTACAATCAGAAGCGAATTACCCTGCAACAACTCTCACCCTCATTCTGGCAAGTGACAGCGGAGTATGGCTGGCATGAAATACCTTCAATGGGAAACATTCTGCATCTGTGCGGACTGGAAGGGTTTGGTTGTACTGTTGAAGAGGCGTCATTTTTCACCTCTCACGAAACCTTAATCATGAAAAAACGCCATGGGCTGAGCAGGCTGGAGGGGATCATTTTCCTTTTTTTACAACGCAATGCGCTGCGTGCAGATGAACAATTCATGATACCGCCTAATCGGGTCATAGAACTCGGCGGACAGAAAGAGTTTTAA